From the genome of Sediminibacter sp. Hel_I_10:
AGCCAAAGGCGCAAAAGCCATTGCCATTCTATGGTCGTTATAGGTATCAATACTAACGTTATTTTTAAGACTTTTTGTGCTTTCCAAATGCAAACGATCTTCTGACGTTGTCACAAGGCCTCCTAATTTTTCGATCTCAATTTTTAGGGCTTCCAAACGATCAGTTTCTTTGATCTTTAGGGTGTGCAAACCCGTAAGCGTACAGGATTTTCCAAGTCCAAGACAAGTCACCGCAATAGTTTGCGCGATGTCTGGCGCCTTATTTAAATCGATACTTATGGTTTCTTTTATGGCTTCGGAAATTTTCTTGATATTCATATTTCCGTCGTTAAACTGAGTTTCAACACCAAACTGCCGGTAGAGTTTTGAAAGCACAGCATCACCTTGTAATGAGGTCTGTTTATAGGCAGACAACTGGATCTCGGCACCCACAGCACTCATAGCGATAATGCTATAAAAATAAGAGGCAGAGGACCAATCGGACTCCACGGTGAGCGTTTGCGGCGCTATCTTTGAGTTTTGCGGTGCTATCGTTATGGTTTGTGATTCAAAGGCCGTTGTGACGCCGATATCATTGAGCAAACTCAACGTCATCTCTATATAAGGAATAGAGGTGATTTTACCCGCCAAGGTCAATTCTAATCCGTTTGGTAAACTTGGCGCTATGAGTAAAAGTGCAGAAATATACTGGCTACTCACATTTGCGTTTAAAGCCACCTTATGCTTTGTAAACGCTTTTCCTTTGATTTTTAATGGAGGGCATCCCTGTGTTTCTAAATATGAAATTTCGGCCCCTAATTCTACCAAGGCATCTACTAAAATTTCTATAGGCCGCTCTTTCATTCTTGCAGAACCTGTTAAAACCACCTCACTGCCATCTTTTGATGCAAAATAGGCGGTTAAAAAACGCATGGCAGTACCAGCATGGTGAATATCGATAAGCGCGCCTTTAGAGTTAAGTGCCTTTTGCATGACTTCAGAATCGTCTGAATTGGAGCAGTTCTCAATATGCAATTCTGGAAATTGCGCTTGTAGCAACAAAAGCCGATTAGACTCACTTTTTGAACCGGTAATGGTAAGTTTTGAGTACGATGAAATGGATGATTTTTTAAGCTTGACGGTCATATGTTGATAAAAGTTCTGGTAAGCGAGAGATTTATAATCTACTTTAACTTTTGGTTATTGTGATGTCTATCATGATCGCGCTTGGTCTTCAAATCTAATTTTTTATCGAAAGCCTCCTGAAGATCAATACCGGTTTGATTGGCCAAACATAGCACCACGAACATGACATCTGCGAGTTCCTCGCCAAGGTCTTTGTTCTTATCGCTTTCTTTTTCGCTCTGTTCTCCATAACGGCGTGCTATAATTCTAGCGACCTCTCCCACCTCTTCGGTAAGTTGTGCCATATTGGTAAGCTCGTTAAAATAGCGAACCCCATGGGCTTTAATCCAATCATCGACGTCTTTTTGAGCGTTTTGTATCTGCATAATTTAGGCTTTTGACAAAATTACTTGTTCTGCCTGTTTGTTAACCATATAATCGAAAAATTGTTTCAAAAAATCATATTTTGTTGCTGCAATCATCGGTTTTGTGATTTCATAGTTCACCATTAATTCAATGATATTCCCTTTAGATTGGGTCATAAACTTAAATTCCCCTAAGCCATCTGGCAATTGAACCACTGCATTGTCTGGTAACGTCTCTACTTTATATGACTCTGGAATAGATATTTTTATGCTAAATTTTTCACTTTTGGCTACTCCAAAATCAATTGGATATGCTCTAATGTCTTCCTTAAAAGGATTTGACTCCATTGCAAAAAGCAAGAAGGGTCTGAAATACATTTTGCCTGAAGTTCTTTCAACGAGATGGTCTGCCTCAAAATTAAAAGATTCGAGCACAAAACCTTCATGGGTATCTGTATTTTGACTCTCAAAATCTGTAATCTCTATATCGTGATACTCGCTTTCAGCGTTAGAAATATAAGTGTCTAAATCTGCTTCTTTAAATTTGTTTCTATACTCATATGCTGCGTGATTCTTATATCTCGATCTAATTGAGCCTTTTATTTCTCCTGCTTCATTTAGATCAAATTGAGCCATATGAAAACTATTAGATTGCTCTGGGTGCTGAATATCAATTTTTTTCCAAACCTGTTTGTTATTGTTAATATAAATGCCTTCCCAATTATAATCTTTTATAGGAAGAATATTGATATCGCTAAACTCATCTGTGGCATCCATGAAAAATTGATCATCACCAATTTGCGCATGCGCAATTACATAATTAAGTCTCTCTATAGTTGGAAAAAAAGGAATGAGATTGTCTTTAGTACTTATCACTAAAGGATTGGCATCGATACCTGCATAGCGCAACATAGCTACCAATAAGAGATTTAAGTCGGCAACATTACCTGTTTTCTCCTTTAAGGTCTTTCTAATACCATTATAAAAGTTCTTACCGTCGATCTCATTCCATTTGATGTTTGATTTCACATAATTAAAGATGATTCTCATCTTATCTTTTGGATTAGAAGATGTGTCTTTCAACAACAATTCTACCTCATCATCAAATGAATTGGTCTTGTCTAATTGTTTCTTATAGTCATCTGAACTTCCTATGGTAGAGGCAACATCCTTCCATGAATGTGCATAGTTTTTAAAAAATTGTGGTAGTTCAACTGAAATGAGCTCGAACATCACGCCAGCCCTATAATTATTAATATCATCAACATAGGATTCGTCCTTCATAGAGGGTACATTGTTCAACATGTATTTCTTTATGTTGACCTCCCACCCCAAACGATGGTCCATCTCAATAGAGTTCTCTGGATAAAAAGCGATATATCCTTTCTGAGCCGCTCGAAACTTAAATCCCTTTGGTGTTCTAATTTCAGCTTCCAATCTTTTGACAGGTATATCATATTGAAACTGTAATGGGTTTATATTCCAAATATAAGGTGATCTAATCTCGTATTTAAACTCAATTACAGAGCCCTCCTTCACATTGGGCATCGTGAATTTCACCTGCTTATAACTATAATTGATTTTGTTTTCAAAAATTTGATCTTTGTCCAATTTCGTCTCCAAAATTTCACCGTCTTCCAAATTGTAGGTGTAAGCCTTGATCTTACTTACTGTCTCGTTAGAACTTCCATTAACATAAAGATTGATCTGCTCGGTCGCATAATTAAACCCTTCCTTATCATATATTTTAATGCGTTCATGTACAGTGGTCACTAGAGAACTAACCCCATTTCTAAGATTAAAGTAGGTTTTTTGACGCTTATAGAGCATTACAGCATTGGCAGATTGGTCTGGAGCATAACTTTGTTCTTCAAGCTCTTTTAAAGAGACCTCTCCGAATTCAATCTCCTGAGCATGAACACTATTCAACCAAAAAATTGATAAAAACAGGAGTAGATACAAACTTTTCATGCTATTTGGTTTTTTTTAAAACGATGATAGATGCGTCTTGCTTTGCTACTTCTTTTTTAAAGTCTCTATATAATTTATAGTCTGACTTTAAATAGTTCCCTTCCTTAATCACCAATTTTCTTCTGTATACAATTTTGTTATTTTGAAGTTCATTTTCAATGGTGTATTCACCAAACTTTGAGTTGATGGTTAATTCATCTGGCATGGCTTCTACTTCAAAATCGGTAGGAATTTCGATTTCAAATTCGTCCTCGTCCAAATAACCTCGTTCTATAACTAAAGCTGTTTTTCTACTTCTATAGCGTTCTGGAATAGAAGTGTTTCTGTCAAAAATATTTGGGCTAAAAATCAAGCGATCTCCACTTACTGATGCATATTTTGAAGCATTTAACTCAATGCTCTCCTTAAAGGCCACCGCTTCTTGGTCATTATTGAATTGGTTTGAAACAATATCTAAGTTATTTAAATATCCCCAGTAATTCTTGTAATGTACCACTTGATCTTTATCAGAGTACCGTTCCACATAAAATCGGTTATCGTATTGAATACCCTTTGTTTCAATATTTACTTTAGCCTTAATATGCCCTTCTGGACTTAGTGAAACTATGGCTTTGGTGTGTTGACTGTTTTCCACATCTTGATAGATGGTGGTTTTTAAAATCCTACTCTCTTCGGGCTTCACCATAAGCACCTTGCGGTTATCCGTAAAATCTCCTATAAAACCAAAGGGGTGAATTTGACTTGTACAATCCAGCCAAATCATATCTTCTTCTTTAGGAATACCTAGGATAATGTGATTCCCTTGAGCCAAAGTTGCAAAATCATCCTCAAAATCTTCTATTTTTTTTCCAGACTCAACAATCGTGTAGTAAGATTCTATATCGGCAATTTTAAGTAGTGCTTGCGTGTAATTGGTCAAACCCTTACAGTCTCCATACTTTACTTGATCTACTTCTAAGGCTGATATGGGCTGCACACCTCCAATACCTACCTGCACACTTATGTATCTAGTATTATCTTGTACAAATTGATAAACAATCTTTGCTTTTTCTATGGGGTCTTCAACACCTGCCGTTAAGCGTAATATTTCAGCCTTTGTTTGCTCTGTAACTTGGTCTCTGCCCTGAAGGAGCGCATCGTTTACCCAATCTCCAAACTCCCTCCAATCTTTGGCATGACCATTAACGCCATTAAAATGAAAATTTTCAACGGCTGTGAGCACCTGAGGAGTAAAATGCGAAAGGCTTGGGCTCATTTCTTCAAATTTGAACGCGGGAAGGTTTTTTAAGCTATAGGAAAGAGAGGTCTCCTCATTGTTGCTTTCAACTTCAAATTCTTCAAAGTTCTTCTCTTTAAAGCGCAATCCCAACTGTGCCTCATCTATAACTATGTATCGACTTTCCTCTAAAGCAATATTGTATCCTTTAACAGGTCTCCAAGCATAAATAGCGGCCGTATTTGGCGTTTCAATCTCATAAGTAAACTTTACCGTATAGGGATATGAGCGTGGCGTGTAATCCATGTACAGCACTCTAGAATCTGAATAAAGGGTCCCGCCCGATACGGCGCTATGATCCAAAAAATCTCTTTTCTTTATTTTTTCAATCTCATTGCCCTTACTATCAAAAATTTCAGCCTCAATTTTTCTTATTTTTCTGAAATTATCATAGCCCACTGCGGCTCCCACGGCATCATCTCCATGCTCATTGAGAACAGTAATAATTCTAGTGCCCTCTATGGTCATTTTAACTCGTGATTCTATATGAATCTTTAATTCATCAAGCCTCATAACAGCATTTGATCCAATAAGTAGTTCAAAGGGTATCGTTTCTGCGGAAAGCCGCTGTTCATCTTGAGACACAGCAATATGTGAAGCAAAGATTAAACAAAGTGTTAGGAGTAACTTTGCTTGCATGATGTAGGAATTTAGTAGGTTTATCTTTCAAAAATAGCAATATTATTGAAAGCACAAAATCTCCCTAAAAAATTCAATAATTTGATAAGAAGAATATTTTTAACATTAAACCGATTTATAGCGTTCTGAATTATAGTTTTTTACAAACACTAATCCCTTCTCTTCGTATCAATAATAATAGTCACCGGACCATCATTTATCAACGACACTTTCATATCGGCTCCAAACTCTCCAGTTTGTATCACTTTACCCATATCTAATTCCAATTGCTTCACGAAAGCTTCATAAAGCGGAATGGCAACCTCTGGCTTGGCCGCTAAATTATAACTTGGGCGGTGACCTTTCCTGGTGTTTGCATGAAGGGTAAACTGACTCACGACAATTACATCGCCATTGTTTTGTTTAATGGAATGATTCATGACGTCTTGCTCATCTGGAAAAATACGGCAATTGACAATTTTATTAGAAAGCCATTTAATGTCTTCGTCTTGGTCATCAGCAACAATACCCAACAGTATTAATAGACCTGATGCTATTTCTGCTACTTGCTTACCCTCGATAGTAACCGATGCTTTTGAAACTCGCTGAAGAACCGCTTTCAATTGTATGTGTATTTATAAATTCAACCTTAATAGCATCAAAAATAGAGATTTGATGTGGGCTCAACGTATGCCTCTAAAAAAATTTTCTTATTGTTCGTCCCAAATATCGGTTCGGTAGTGCTCGTCGTCTCCTTCAATAATCTGTAAATAGCTTTTATATCTAGAAAAAGCGATGTCATCTTTGTCTAAAGCTTCTTTTACAGCGCATTTGGGCTCTTCAATGTGTAAGCAATTATTAAACTTACAGTCTTGTTTCAGCTCAAAAAATTCTGGGAAGTAATCACCTACTTCCTCCTTATCCATATCTACAACCCCAAACCCTTTGATGCCAGGAGTATCAATAATTTTAGCATCAAAGCTCAAATCGAACATTTCGGCAAAGGTAGTGGTATGCTGACCTTGGCTGTGCTGCTCAGAAATTTTCTTGGTTTTAAGATCCAAACTCGGTTCAATGGCATTGACCAATGTTGACTTCCCAACCCCAGAATGACCAGCAAACATACTGACCTTGTTGATCATTAAATTCTTGACCTTATCTACATTTTTCCCTGTCTCTGCGGAAATACCAATACATTCATAACCAATCTTTCTATACACATGAGCCAAGTACCGAACTTCATTAAGTGTCTCATCATCATAGGTATCGACCTTATTGAATAATAACACTGTTTTTATGCCATAAGCCTGAGCCGTAACCAAAAAACGATCAATAAATGTGGTAAGCGTTGGAGGATTATCTATGGTAACCAACAGAAAAACCTGATCGATATTGGACGCAATAATATGGGTTTGCTTAGATAGGTTAACCGATTTGCGAACAATGTAATTATGACGATCATGGATATTGTGTATCACGCCAGTAACCTCATCATTAGTAGTCTCCAATTCAAAATCTACATGATCTCCTACCGCGATAGGATTGGTACTCTTAATGCCTTTAAGACGAAATTTCCCTTTGATTCGGCATTGGTAAGTAGCACCAAGATCTGTCTTTACGGTGTACCAACTGCCTGTAGATTTATATATGGTTCCTGTCATTCACATTGATTTCAGGCAAATTAACAACTTTTTTTTACAATGAAACAGCGATCTTTAAGTATAAATCAAAAGTAAAACCTATGAAAACAGTTTTACTTTTGGCATTTTTGTTAGCCTCTACATTTATCATGAATGCCTAAGTGGGGCAAAAGGTCATCACTAGTGTAGCATCTATAGTTCCAAATGGACTTGGACGTTCTAGATTGATCTCCTCTAATGAAACGCGGGATTACAAAGAATTCACTTCAGAACAAACAGAAGATGACAACACCCGAAACAAAGCAAATCGCAATGAAATTAGGGTTAAAGATTTTTAAGAAACTAAACTTCTCAATTTCTATAACCTAGGAGGCATTAGGCTTCAAAACATTGTGGTCAATGAGGCCGTAATTCCATCAAAAATCAACACCTTATCTGAAAAGATTGGGAACTAGCTTTTGCAACTAGTGCTGTAAAAAATGATAGTGGAACAGACGATGGCCAAGGTCTTTTTATCACACGCTATATTTTTAAACGTTCTAAACCTTAAATAACAATCGCCTTTTTCGAAGCGAGCCTATGACCATCTTGAAATATACTAATTAAGTATATTCCGGCTGGCTGAGCAGATAAGTCGACTAAAAAAGAAGGCTCCAACAATTCAAAATTGTTTTTGGAAATCACTTGACCTGATAAACTTGCCACTATAACCTGTAATTCTGAAAACTCATTTGGCATTGTTACACGAAACACACCAGTTTTTGATGGATTCGGAAAAAGTACGACGTCAATCAAGGCTACTTCTACATCATAATTAATTGTTTCAGAAGAAACACCACAACCTGTTCTGTAACATAATAATTGACAGGATTTGGATTTTGAGCTATATCCATTGATAACCACTTCAGTCAAGGTCTCAAAGTCGTCTAAAACAATTTCTAAATTTCTAAGATTGTTTATAGCAACTTCTTTTGTGCCATAACCTAGATGAGACACAAGCAAGGTGTCTGTAGATTTCAATTTGATTCTAAACTGACCATCTTCGTCAGAAACAGTTCCCTTATTAGAATGTTTGACTGCAATATTGGTGTAAGGCAAAGATCCTTCACTACTATTTACTTGCCCCAAAAACTCATGTTGTGCAAAACTTAATGATGTGGAAATTAATAAGACTAAAATTAAAAACGGTTTCATATTTTCTAGGTGTTGATTATGAATCAAACCTAAGCGAAAGAACCTTTATTTAAAACCAGAAATGAGCCAACAGGTATTCTCATTGAGTAAACTATAAAAAAAGCCTCAAATCAATGAGGCTCTTATAATTATTTATTGATCACCTTCTCTTGATGATTTATAGATTCTTGGTGGATGGCCTTGAAGACTCTTAAGATAAATTCTTCACTCAGATTCTTTTCTTCTCCTTGTAAAATCATTTTACCCAAGATTTCATTCCATCGTTTTGTTTGTAATACCGCAACATTTTTAGATTTTTTAAGTGCTCCAATACTTTCTGCAACAGTCATACGCTTACCCAACATATCTATCAATTGATGGTCTATCACATCAATTTGTGTACGCATGGTATTCAATTTGTTATTAAACTCTGCACTTTCAGCCGTTTCCTTTCTAATCTTTAAATCCTTTGTGAACTGAATCAAGGTCTCTGGTGTGATCTGTTGCGCAGCATCACTCCAAGCATTATCTGGATCATAGTGCGTTTCTACCATTAGCCCATCATAATTTAAATCTAAGGCTGTTTGGCAAAGATCAAAAATAATGTCCCTGCGTCCTGCAATGTGCGAGGGGTCTAAAATTAAAGGTAAATCTGGAAATCGATTTTGTAAATCTACAGCGATCTGCCATTCTGGATTGTTACGGTATCTGGTTTTTTCATAAGTAGAGAATCCTCTATGAATCACCCCTAAATTTTTAACATCAGCAGTATAAAAACGTTCTACGGCCCCAAGCCAAAGTGCTAAATCTGGATTTACCGGATTTTTAATCAAGACAGTTTTATCAGTCCCTTTTAAAGCATCTGCAATGTCTTGAACTATAAAAGGACTTACGGTGGTGCGCGCACCGATCCATAAAATATCAATATCATGTTTGAGTGCCAAGTCCACATGATTTGCATTAGCAACCTCTGTGGTGGTCATCATTCCCGTTTCTTCTTTGGCCTTCTGCAACCATTTTAAACCAAGTGCACCAACACCCTCAAAGTTTCCTGGGCGCGTTCTTGGTTTCCAAATTCCTGCCCTTAAAACGGTAGCATCGCTATCCTTCAATTGGTGTGCAATTTTTAAAACCTGTGCTTCTGTCTCTGCACTACAAGGCCCGGCGATAACTAGAGGATGGTCTAATCCAAAATCATCTAACCATGTTCTCAATTCTTTCTTATTTTCCATAAGCTCTTTTTTTAATTTCTTATTCAAAAACGGAATGCAATAGCCACATTTAGTTCAAGAATTTATTTCACTTTTCTATTTACTTAATTATTGAATTCCCTTTAAAATATCTTTGATATGGTTGGTGTTTTCCATCTCATTGTAGATTTGATCAAAATCATCGGCCTCCATATACCCTTTAAACCGTTTTAAGTTTGTGATATATTCATCTAAGGTTTCAATCACGTTTTCACGATTTTGTTTAAAAATCGGAGTCCACATTGCTGGAGAACTTTTTGCCAATCTCACGGTACTCTCAAAACCACTGCCTGCCATGTCAAAGATGTCTCGCTCATTTTTTTCTTTTTCAATGACCGTTTTTCCTAACATAAATGCACTTATATGAGACAAATGAGAAACGTAGGCTATATGCTTATCATGTGCTTCAGGGTTCATGTACCGAATACGCATCCCTAATTCTGAAAAAAGTTTCAACGCTTTTTCCTGTAACTTGAATGCCGTTTTTTCAACCTCGCAAATGATGTTCGTTTTATTCTGAAACAAATTATTGATAGCTGCCTTTGGTCCTGAAAATTCGGTTCCTGCAATGGGGTGTGCCGCAAGAAAATTGCGCCTTCTTTCATGGTCCTTAATGGCATTGCATATTGGCAATTTTGTAGAACCCACGTCAATGATTAACGTATCATCATGTATGGCATCCAAGATTTTTGGCAACTCCACTATCGCAACATCTACAGGTACAGATAAAATAACGAAATCGGCATTTTTTAAATCTTCATAAGTAGCCGTTTTATCAATGATGTTAAGCTCTAAAGCCTCTTTTAAATGCGCATCATTGGTATCAATGCCATAAACTTGAGCACTGTTATTGTTCGCCTTAATATCTAAGGCCAAACTGCCGCCAATTAATCCAATTCCTATTACGTAGATATTTTTCATCTTTATTTTCTTCGGAAAACTATAGTCTCCCGTTTAAATCTCTTTTATTTCAATCGTACTAAAGCTTCTTCTAGATCTTCGGTATTGGCGCAAAGGGAAATTCTAATATATCCTTTACCATTACTGCCAAAAACAGTCCCTGGAGTTATAAATACCGAGCGTTCTTTTAAAATCAAATCAATGTACTCTTCAGCTTGTACATACTCTGGCAGTTTTGCCCATACAAATAAGCCTGTTGCCTTTTCATCGTAAGTACAATTGAGCGTTTCTGCTATTTTCCATACAATTTTTCGGCGTTCCTCATACACGTTATTAAGGCTAGCAAACCAAATTTTTGAGCATTGTAAGGCCTCAATAGCTCCCTTTTGAATGCCATAAAACATGCCAGAATCCATATTGCTCTTTACCTTTAATACCGCATCAATAAACTCATGCTTTCCTAGAACCATCCCTACGCGCCAACCTGCCATATTGAAGGTCTTACTTAAGGAATTTAACTCAAGACAAACGTCTTTTGCACCACCATATTTTAAGATGCTACGTGGGTTAGGATTGAGAATAAAGCTATATGGATTGTCATTGACCAACAAAATATCATTACGCTTGGCAAAGGCAATCAAATCGTCAAACAATTTGGTAGTAGCTACCGCTCCTGTTGGCATGTGCGGATAATTGATCCACATGACCTTGACCTTTTTTAAATCCATTTTCTCAAGAGCCAACAAATCGGGCTGCCAAGCATTAGCATCTGTCAAATCATAATACACCGGTTTTGCACCAACCAATTTGGTCACAGAAGCATAGGTAGGATACCCCGGATTGGGAATCAAGGCTTCATCACCCGGATTTAAAAATGCCATAGAAATATGCAAAATCCCTTCCTTGCTTCCCATTAAGGGCAGTACATTTGTCAAGGGACTTAAGTGCACATTAAAATTATCTCTATAAAACTGCGCCATAGCTTCACGCAGTTCTGGTATGCCTTGGTAACTTTGATATTTGTGTACTGCAGGGTTCTCAAAGGCCTCAACCATAGCGTTAAGCACTCGATCTGGTGGCTGTAAATCTGGACTTCCAATTCCTAAGTTGATAATTGGACGACCTTGACCTTTCAGCATCGCGACCTCTCTCAATTTTTTTGAGAAATAATATTCTTCTACATTTTGTAAACGGTCTGCAACCTGTATCATAAACTTGCGCTTTTATAGGCTCCCAATATCTTAAAATCAGTGGCCATTAGGGTTACAATTGATTTTGCCTTTTCGAAATCTGCAATATTGTCAAAAGTAACATCAACAAAGAACGCATATTTCCAAGGAGTCTCTATTTTTGGTAGGGATTGTATTTTAGTTAAATTCAACTTACAATCACTTAATACGTTTAAGATTGCGGCTAAACTTCCGCGTTTATGATCCAGTTCAAACTTTAAAGAGGCTTTATTAATGTCATTTTGGGACACCTCG
Proteins encoded in this window:
- a CDS encoding 3-phosphoshikimate 1-carboxyvinyltransferase, producing MTVKLKKSSISSYSKLTITGSKSESNRLLLLQAQFPELHIENCSNSDDSEVMQKALNSKGALIDIHHAGTAMRFLTAYFASKDGSEVVLTGSARMKERPIEILVDALVELGAEISYLETQGCPPLKIKGKAFTKHKVALNANVSSQYISALLLIAPSLPNGLELTLAGKITSIPYIEMTLSLLNDIGVTTAFESQTITIAPQNSKIAPQTLTVESDWSSASYFYSIIAMSAVGAEIQLSAYKQTSLQGDAVLSKLYRQFGVETQFNDGNMNIKKISEAIKETISIDLNKAPDIAQTIAVTCLGLGKSCTLTGLHTLKIKETDRLEALKIEIEKLGGLVTTSEDRLHLESTKSLKNNVSIDTYNDHRMAMAFAPLALKTDITIADAHVVSKSYPTFWEDLKTLGFKISQ
- a CDS encoding nucleotide pyrophosphohydrolase codes for the protein MQIQNAQKDVDDWIKAHGVRYFNELTNMAQLTEEVGEVARIIARRYGEQSEKESDKNKDLGEELADVMFVVLCLANQTGIDLQEAFDKKLDLKTKRDHDRHHNNQKLK
- a CDS encoding DUF3857 and transglutaminase domain-containing protein; protein product: MKSLYLLLFLSIFWLNSVHAQEIEFGEVSLKELEEQSYAPDQSANAVMLYKRQKTYFNLRNGVSSLVTTVHERIKIYDKEGFNYATEQINLYVNGSSNETVSKIKAYTYNLEDGEILETKLDKDQIFENKINYSYKQVKFTMPNVKEGSVIEFKYEIRSPYIWNINPLQFQYDIPVKRLEAEIRTPKGFKFRAAQKGYIAFYPENSIEMDHRLGWEVNIKKYMLNNVPSMKDESYVDDINNYRAGVMFELISVELPQFFKNYAHSWKDVASTIGSSDDYKKQLDKTNSFDDEVELLLKDTSSNPKDKMRIIFNYVKSNIKWNEIDGKNFYNGIRKTLKEKTGNVADLNLLLVAMLRYAGIDANPLVISTKDNLIPFFPTIERLNYVIAHAQIGDDQFFMDATDEFSDINILPIKDYNWEGIYINNNKQVWKKIDIQHPEQSNSFHMAQFDLNEAGEIKGSIRSRYKNHAAYEYRNKFKEADLDTYISNAESEYHDIEITDFESQNTDTHEGFVLESFNFEADHLVERTSGKMYFRPFLLFAMESNPFKEDIRAYPIDFGVAKSEKFSIKISIPESYKVETLPDNAVVQLPDGLGEFKFMTQSKGNIIELMVNYEITKPMIAATKYDFLKQFFDYMVNKQAEQVILSKA
- a CDS encoding DUF3857 domain-containing protein encodes the protein MQAKLLLTLCLIFASHIAVSQDEQRLSAETIPFELLIGSNAVMRLDELKIHIESRVKMTIEGTRIITVLNEHGDDAVGAAVGYDNFRKIRKIEAEIFDSKGNEIEKIKKRDFLDHSAVSGGTLYSDSRVLYMDYTPRSYPYTVKFTYEIETPNTAAIYAWRPVKGYNIALEESRYIVIDEAQLGLRFKEKNFEEFEVESNNEETSLSYSLKNLPAFKFEEMSPSLSHFTPQVLTAVENFHFNGVNGHAKDWREFGDWVNDALLQGRDQVTEQTKAEILRLTAGVEDPIEKAKIVYQFVQDNTRYISVQVGIGGVQPISALEVDQVKYGDCKGLTNYTQALLKIADIESYYTIVESGKKIEDFEDDFATLAQGNHIILGIPKEEDMIWLDCTSQIHPFGFIGDFTDNRKVLMVKPEESRILKTTIYQDVENSQHTKAIVSLSPEGHIKAKVNIETKGIQYDNRFYVERYSDKDQVVHYKNYWGYLNNLDIVSNQFNNDQEAVAFKESIELNASKYASVSGDRLIFSPNIFDRNTSIPERYRSRKTALVIERGYLDEDEFEIEIPTDFEVEAMPDELTINSKFGEYTIENELQNNKIVYRRKLVIKEGNYLKSDYKLYRDFKKEVAKQDASIIVLKKTK
- the dtd gene encoding D-aminoacyl-tRNA deacylase yields the protein MKAVLQRVSKASVTIEGKQVAEIASGLLILLGIVADDQDEDIKWLSNKIVNCRIFPDEQDVMNHSIKQNNGDVIVVSQFTLHANTRKGHRPSYNLAAKPEVAIPLYEAFVKQLELDMGKVIQTGEFGADMKVSLINDGPVTIIIDTKRRD
- the rsgA gene encoding ribosome small subunit-dependent GTPase A, with amino-acid sequence MTGTIYKSTGSWYTVKTDLGATYQCRIKGKFRLKGIKSTNPIAVGDHVDFELETTNDEVTGVIHNIHDRHNYIVRKSVNLSKQTHIIASNIDQVFLLVTIDNPPTLTTFIDRFLVTAQAYGIKTVLLFNKVDTYDDETLNEVRYLAHVYRKIGYECIGISAETGKNVDKVKNLMINKVSMFAGHSGVGKSTLVNAIEPSLDLKTKKISEQHSQGQHTTTFAEMFDLSFDAKIIDTPGIKGFGVVDMDKEEVGDYFPEFFELKQDCKFNNCLHIEEPKCAVKEALDKDDIAFSRYKSYLQIIEGDDEHYRTDIWDEQ
- a CDS encoding carboxypeptidase-like regulatory domain-containing protein, with the protein product MKPFLILVLLISTSLSFAQHEFLGQVNSSEGSLPYTNIAVKHSNKGTVSDEDGQFRIKLKSTDTLLVSHLGYGTKEVAINNLRNLEIVLDDFETLTEVVINGYSSKSKSCQLLCYRTGCGVSSETINYDVEVALIDVVLFPNPSKTGVFRVTMPNEFSELQVIVASLSGQVISKNNFELLEPSFLVDLSAQPAGIYLISIFQDGHRLASKKAIVI
- a CDS encoding bifunctional 3-deoxy-7-phosphoheptulonate synthase/chorismate mutase type II: MENKKELRTWLDDFGLDHPLVIAGPCSAETEAQVLKIAHQLKDSDATVLRAGIWKPRTRPGNFEGVGALGLKWLQKAKEETGMMTTTEVANANHVDLALKHDIDILWIGARTTVSPFIVQDIADALKGTDKTVLIKNPVNPDLALWLGAVERFYTADVKNLGVIHRGFSTYEKTRYRNNPEWQIAVDLQNRFPDLPLILDPSHIAGRRDIIFDLCQTALDLNYDGLMVETHYDPDNAWSDAAQQITPETLIQFTKDLKIRKETAESAEFNNKLNTMRTQIDVIDHQLIDMLGKRMTVAESIGALKKSKNVAVLQTKRWNEILGKMILQGEEKNLSEEFILRVFKAIHQESINHQEKVINK
- a CDS encoding prephenate dehydrogenase, yielding MKNIYVIGIGLIGGSLALDIKANNNSAQVYGIDTNDAHLKEALELNIIDKTATYEDLKNADFVILSVPVDVAIVELPKILDAIHDDTLIIDVGSTKLPICNAIKDHERRRNFLAAHPIAGTEFSGPKAAINNLFQNKTNIICEVEKTAFKLQEKALKLFSELGMRIRYMNPEAHDKHIAYVSHLSHISAFMLGKTVIEKEKNERDIFDMAGSGFESTVRLAKSSPAMWTPIFKQNRENVIETLDEYITNLKRFKGYMEADDFDQIYNEMENTNHIKDILKGIQ
- a CDS encoding pyridoxal phosphate-dependent aminotransferase encodes the protein MIQVADRLQNVEEYYFSKKLREVAMLKGQGRPIINLGIGSPDLQPPDRVLNAMVEAFENPAVHKYQSYQGIPELREAMAQFYRDNFNVHLSPLTNVLPLMGSKEGILHISMAFLNPGDEALIPNPGYPTYASVTKLVGAKPVYYDLTDANAWQPDLLALEKMDLKKVKVMWINYPHMPTGAVATTKLFDDLIAFAKRNDILLVNDNPYSFILNPNPRSILKYGGAKDVCLELNSLSKTFNMAGWRVGMVLGKHEFIDAVLKVKSNMDSGMFYGIQKGAIEALQCSKIWFASLNNVYEERRKIVWKIAETLNCTYDEKATGLFVWAKLPEYVQAEEYIDLILKERSVFITPGTVFGSNGKGYIRISLCANTEDLEEALVRLK